A single Triticum dicoccoides isolate Atlit2015 ecotype Zavitan chromosome 2A, WEW_v2.0, whole genome shotgun sequence DNA region contains:
- the LOC119357650 gene encoding F-box protein At5g03100-like: MCAYHYEQRGLLLDEMRRSTTQRPGPRRGAGLKPDRLSALLDALLHHIMSSLKAWEAVRTCVLARRWRHLWASSPCVDLRVSHSSGRDADSPGEFRHFVHRLFLLRDAAAPVGTLRLRSGDEDAGYDKNDANAWITAAINRNARVIHLAGHRSEIASLDRVRFVSCHLKVLKLSYARLDDRVLKQLSSSCRSLEELDLKDCLVTGAGIVSASLKTLIMLKCKTNCAFSVAAPSLLILRVTMPYVRVPSFKNLGSLVTRIIILDDSFLGDDFEHISDEDDCDETTDDDGGDGDDNDWTESSKIHDDSSLGDDFGYDHFIRFGYGHTFAEESYTQGRYKDNFDYGSFPVKMVTMVETENAMAGRF; this comes from the exons ATGTGTGCCTACCACTATGAGCAGCGAG GTCTTCTGCTTGACGAAATGCGCCGGAGCACCACCCAGCGCCCGGGGCCGCGCCGCGGCGCCGGCCTCAAGCCCGACCGCCTCAGCGCCCTCCTGGACGCGCTCCTGCACCACATCATGTCATCCCTCAAGGCGTGGGAGGCGGTCCGCACCTGCGTGCTCGCGCGGCGGTGGCGCCACCTCTGGGCTTCCTCGCCCTGCGTCGACCTCCGCGTGAGCCACTCCTCCGGCCGCGACGCCGACTCGCCGGGGGAGTTCCGCCACTTCGTGCACCGCCTCTTCCTCCTGCGCGACGCGGCGGCGCCCGTGGGCACGCTCCGCCTGCGGTCCGGCGACGAGGACGCCGGCTACGACAAGAACGACGCCAATGCGTGGATCACGGCCGCCATCAACCGCAACGCGCGGGTCATCCATCTCGCCGGGCATCGCTCGGAGATCGCATCGTTGGACCGCGTGCGGTTCGTCTCCTGCCATCTCAAGGTGCTGAAGCTGTCGTATGCTAGGCTCGACGACAGGGTCCTCAAGCAGCTCTCTTCCAGCTGCAGGTCTTTGGAGGAGCTGGATCTCAAGGATTGCCTAGTGACGGGCGCCGGGATTGTGTCTGCCTCTTTGAAGACTTTGATCATGCTCAAGTGCAAGACCAACTGTGCCTTCTCCGTCGCTGCTCCGAGCCTCCTAATTCTGCGCGTCACCATGCCTTACGTCCGAGTCCCATCGTTCAAGAACTTGGGGTCACTGGTCACACGCATTATCATACTGGATGACTCTTTCTTGGGTGATGACTTTGAACACATCAGTGATGAAGATGACTGTGATGAAACTACTGATGATGACGGGGGTGATGgtgatgataatgattggacagagAGCTCTAAGATTCATGATGACTCTTCCTTGGGTGATGATTTTGGATATGATCATTTTATAAGGTTTGGATATGGACATACTTTTGCTGAAGAAAGTTACACGCAGGGTCGTTACAAGGATAATTTTGATTATGG CAGCTTTCCAGTAAAGATGGTAACTATGGTGGAAACAGAGAATGCAATGGCAGGAAGATTTTAG